TGGCCTCGGTCTCCCGCCCGACCGCCTCGGCCACCTGGCGGATGAGCATCGGGGAGGCCCCGCAGCACACGCCGAGGTAGGTGATGCCGAGCGCGAAGGCCTCTGCGGCGAAGGCACCGACCTCGTAGCGGTTGCACGCGAGCGGGTCCAGGGCCGTCGGGAAGGTGCGGCCGTGCGGCGAGGGCACCAGGACGCCGTTGTCGTCGGTGAGGTTGAAGAACGTCGGCTCGGCCTCGGTCGTGCGGTAGGGCACCGGCAGCGCGGCGACGTGGCAGCTCACGGCCTCCCGGATCTGCCGCAGCCAGGGCAGCATCGTGGCCGGGCCGCGGAAGCAGTTCATGCCCACGACGTCGGCACCCCCCTGCTCCAGCCGCTGGCACACCTCGACGATGCCGACCCCGTCGCGCATCTCCTCGCCCGCCATGGGCGCGACGGTGAGCACCACGGGCAGCCCGCTGGCCCGGGCGATCTCGAGGGCGGCCTCGGCCTCGCCGGCGTAGTAGAAGGTCTCGCCGATGATGAGGTCGGCGCCCTCCTCCACCGCCCAGCCGACCATCTCCTCGAACATCGCGCGCACCTCGCGCTGGGCGTCCGGGCTGTCCGGGTCCCAGACGTTGCTGTTGGAGATGTTTCCGGCCACGAGGTCGCCGGGCTTCTCGTCGGCGACCTCGCGGGCGATCTGCAGCGCGGCCCGGTTGAGCGGCTCGAGCAGCTCCTCCTTGCCGATGACCCGCATCTTCTCGCGGTGGCCGTTGTAGGTGAAGGCCTCGACGATGTCGCTGCCGGCGCGCTGAAAGTCGCGGTGCAGCGTGCGCAGCGCGTCGGGGAACTCCAGCGCCACCTCGGGGACGAACTCCCCCGCGGTGAGGTAGCCGCGGCGCTCGAGCTCGAAGAGGAACCCCTCGGCGCAGATCACCGGACCCTGGTCGAGGCGCTCGACGAGCCTGCTGGGCGTGGTGGTGGTCCGGGGGTCGTCGGTCTGCGTGTCGGTCATCGCTGCTCATCCCTCGCCGGCTCGTGGTCGCGCAGGGCCCGGTCGCGCCCTGCCGCCCCGGCGGTGGTGGACCGGTGGGCCCCGCCCCCACCGGCGGCACCGCGATGCTACTCCTGGCGCGCGGCCCGTGGGCGTGCGGCGGGAGACGTCGAGGCGGCCGCCGTCGCCGTGCTGCGCCCGCGTCGGCGTCAGCCGCCCAGGTGGGCCGGCAGGCCGACCTCCAGGCCCAGCCACTCGGCCAGGTCGTGGATCTCGGAGAGCACGCGGTCCCGTCGGGCGGCGCTCCACGCCCCGTCCTCGTGCAGCGCGTCGACGCGCAGGACCCCGCGACGACGATCGGCGGTGGCGTCCAGCTTGCCGACGAGCTGGTCGCCGTCGAGGACACGC
This genomic window from Serinicoccus chungangensis contains:
- a CDS encoding homocysteine S-methyltransferase family protein, with translation MTDTQTDDPRTTTTPSRLVERLDQGPVICAEGFLFELERRGYLTAGEFVPEVALEFPDALRTLHRDFQRAGSDIVEAFTYNGHREKMRVIGKEELLEPLNRAALQIAREVADEKPGDLVAGNISNSNVWDPDSPDAQREVRAMFEEMVGWAVEEGADLIIGETFYYAGEAEAALEIARASGLPVVLTVAPMAGEEMRDGVGIVEVCQRLEQGGADVVGMNCFRGPATMLPWLRQIREAVSCHVAALPVPYRTTEAEPTFFNLTDDNGVLVPSPHGRTFPTALDPLACNRYEVGAFAAEAFALGITYLGVCCGASPMLIRQVAEAVGRETEASRFSEKMQNHFMYGDNARLPEHIRGLGDSA